From Lolium perenne isolate Kyuss_39 chromosome 5, Kyuss_2.0, whole genome shotgun sequence, a single genomic window includes:
- the LOC127298794 gene encoding CBL-interacting protein kinase 4, protein MNGKQSKKKSMAPLLGKYELGPLLGRGTFAKVYLAHPAAGGEPVAVKVIDKAEVLGIPGMAPRVLREVAAMRRLRHPGVLRLHEVLATRSRIYLVMELAPRGDLQTALAANRKGFPERTARRIFVQLATALAHCHARGVAHRDVKPQNILLDAAGGLKVSDFGLSAAPVVPGSAESLLLTSCGTPAYAAPEVLRRKAYDGAKADAWSCGVVLFVLLSGRLPFDDANIVEMCRKALHREYEIPTSVSPPARRLLHRLLDPNPETRVAIEALSASHPWFVKRSLSLDSQLGGLIDGQPERVLQFQAPAVANAFDIISMSPGLDLSGLFGGSKRSREKRFMTTASPEQTLEQLGRAGGKLGYMVVGKKGGECQRRPLLGRPAISVEMSELAPPLMLVEMRLETDDVDGDGEVQVFGWEQLRVELGDVVRAWHSCEDLPQVS, encoded by the coding sequence ATGAACGGAAAGCAGAGCAAGAAGAAGAGCATGGCGCCGCTGCTGGGCAAGTACGAGCTGGGGCCCCTTCTCGGGCGCGGCACGTTCGCCAAGGTGTACCTCGCGCACCCGGCGGCCGGCGGGGAACCGGTGGCGGTGAAGGTGATCGACAAGGCGGAGGTGCTGGGCATTCCGGGCATGGCGCCGCGCGTGCTCCGGGAGGTGGCCGCCATGCGCCGCCTGCGCCACCCGGGCGTGCTCCGCCTCCACGAGGTGCTCGCCACCCGCTCCCGCATCTACCTCGTCATGGAGCTGGCGCCCCGCGGTGACCTCCAGACCGCGCTCGCTGCGAACCGCAAGGGCTTCCCGGAGCGCACCGCGCGGCGCATCTTCGTGCAGCTCGCGACGGCGCTCGCCCACTGCCACGCGCGCGGCGTCGCGCACCGCGACGTGAAGCCGCAGAACATCCTCCTCGACGCCGCCGGCGGTCTCAAGGTCTCCGACTTCGGCCTCTCGGCGGCGCCCGTCGTCCCAGGCTCAGCCGAATCCCTCCTCCTCACGTCCTGTGGCACACCGGCGTACGCGGCGCCGGAGGTGCTACGCCGCAAGGCGTACGACGGCGCCAAGGCGGACGCGTGGTCATGCGGCgtcgtcctcttcgtcctcctttcTGGCCGCCTGCCCTTCGACGACGCGAACATCGTCGAAATGTGCCGCAAGGCGCTCCACCGGGAGTACGAGATCCCAACGTCGGTGTCCCCGCCGGCGCGCCGCCTTTTGCACCGCCTGCTCGACCCGAACCCGGAGACCCGCGTCGCCATCGAGGCGCTGTCGGCGTCGCACCCGTGGTTCGTCAAGCGGTCCCTCAGCCTCGACTCGCAGCTCGGCGGCCTCATCGACGGCCAGCCGGAGCGCGTGCTGCAGTTCCAGGCGCCCGCTGTGGCGAACGCGTTCGACATCATATCCATGTCGCCGGGGCTTGACCTGTCCGGGTTATTCGGCGGGAGCAAGAGGAGCAGGGAGAAGCGGTTCATGACGACGGCGTCGCCGGAGCAGACGCTGGAGCAGCTCGGCCGGGCCGGTGGGAAGCTCGGGTACATGGTAGTGGGGAAGAAAGGAGGCGAGTGCCAGCGCCGTCCTCTGCTAGGGAGGCCGGCGATATCGGTGGAGATGTCGGAGCTGGCGCCGCCGCTGATGCTGGTCGAGATGCGGCTAGAGACAGACGACGTCGATGGAGACGGGGAGGTTCAAGTGTTCGGGTGGGAACAGTTGAGGGTTGAGCTAGGGGATGTTGTTAGGGCTTGGCATAGCTGTGAAGATCTGCCACAAGTTTCCTAG